Proteins encoded in a region of the Canis lupus familiaris isolate Mischka breed German Shepherd chromosome 1, alternate assembly UU_Cfam_GSD_1.0, whole genome shotgun sequence genome:
- the FABP7 gene encoding fatty acid-binding protein, brain — protein MVEAFCATWKLTDSQNFDEYMKALGVGFATRQVGNVTKPTVIIGQEGDKVVIRTQCTFKNTEISFHLGEEFDETTADDRNCKSVVSLDGDKLVHVQKWDGKETNFVREIKDGKMVMTLTFGDVVAVRQYEKA, from the exons ATGGTGGAGGCTTTCTGTGCTACCTGGAAGCTGACTGACAGCCAGAACTTTGATGAGTACATGAAGGCTCTAG GTGTGGGCTTTGCCACCAGGCAGGTGGGAAATGTGACCAAACCAACCGTGATCATCGGCCAGGAGGGGGACAAAGTGGTGATCAGAACTCAGTGCACGTTCAAGAACACAGAGATTAGTTTCCACCTGGGAGAGGAGTTTGATGAAACCACTGCAGATGACAGAAACTGTAAG TCTGTTGTTAGCCTGGATGGGGACAAACTTGTTCATGTACAGAAGTGGGAtggcaaagaaacaaattttgtaagagaaattaaggatgGCAAAATGGTTATG ACTCTTACTTTTGGTGATGTGGTTGCTGTTCGCCAGTATGAGAAGGCATAG